CATCACCGCGAGCGGGATGACGCGGGCCAGCCGGGGCGCCGGGCTGGTGCTCGTCCTCACCCCGGCAGCGACGGGCTCGTGCTCCTCGTAGCTGGGCATTCGGGTGCTCCTCGTCCGCGCGTGGCAGAGTCCGGGGCGCCCTGCTCCACGGGCACCCCGCGACTGGAGGGGCCAGTGTGACCCCAGACACTCTTTCGGGTGACTCTACGTCGAGCGGCCGTCAGGTCCGCACTTTTCAGTTGAACCCCTCGAACACCCGGTCGCGGCGGTCACCGGGGGCGCTCAGACGAACAGCGGGACCGGGTTGAGCCGTTCGTACGGGGTCGGTTCGGCCAGGCGGCCCAAGGCCACGGGGACGTCGTAGAGCCGGCCGGGGGCGTACCGCGGCCAGAAGTGGCGCAGCCCGGGGACGACGGCCTTCACCACGGGGATGCCGGTGTCCGGCCGGGTCTGGTCCAGCACCAGCAGCTCCATCCCGCGGGCCACCAGCAGGCCGGTGACGGCGGTCAGGTCGTCGCGCAGGTCGGCGCGGTGGGTGTGCGTCCAGGAGCCGGGGCCGCGCGGCGCGGCGTGCGGATCGGGCGTCAGGTACGGGCAGTTCGCGGTGGTGGCGCCGCGCCACCAGCGGGCCGCGGCGTCGTGGCCGGTGTCCCGGCCGGACGCCACCGCCGCCACGGCGGGGAGCAGTTGGCCCATCTCGGTCAGCGCGCGGCGCAGCGCGATCCGCGGGTCGAGGTGGGCGCCGAAGCCGAAGACGATCTCCTCGGCCGGGCCCGCGCCCGCACCGGTGCCGGGGCCGGCCGGATGCGGGCCGGCCTCCGGGCCGGCCGGATGCGGGCCGGCCTCCGGGCCGGTCGGGTGCGGGCCGGCCTCCGGGCCGGCCGGGTGCGGGCCGGCCGGGCGTGCGGCGGGCGTGCGGCGGGAGAGCGCCGCGAACACCGGGATCCCGAGGTCCGCCGTCAGGTCCAGGGCCCAGACCTCCCGGCCCAGCGCGCGGTACCCGGCACGCAGCCGCTCGACGTACGGCTCGTCGAACGCGGCGAGGTCCACGGCCGGTTGGCGGGTGCGGTTGTACCACCACAGGGCCACCGCGTCCCGCTCCACCAGCTCCAGCACGCCTTGGAGCAGGGCGTCCTCCGGACTGCTGCCCGCGGCGCCGCCGTTGGAGTCGGCGACCGGCTCGCGCGGGTGGGGCGGGTCGGCGGAGAAGTACAGCATGCTCGTGGGCAGCAGCCGGCGCGCGCCCGTGGCCGGCGACCACAGGGGCGTCCAGTCGACGGGCCGGTCCTCGTCGAACGGCTCGGGTACGGCGGTGAACGGTGACCGCGCGGCGTTCCACCGGTCCCGCTCGCGGAACTGCCGCTCGTGGAAGAGCTGGACGGCGTTGGGGTGGAGGGCCTCGTCGCCGAGGGCCCGGTAGGTGTCGCGGATGACGGGTTCGTCGCCGTGGCGGGAGCCGCTGTACCGTTCCACGGCCTCGCACAGGGCGCTCACCCGCGCCTCGGTGGCCGTCAGGCCCTTGCCGC
This portion of the Streptomyces changanensis genome encodes:
- a CDS encoding TOMM precursor leader peptide-binding protein; amino-acid sequence: MTVTRGNETVYVELKSHLRPAVVPGDAAYLVSHGGITALRGAPAEVLVPLLDGTRTPAGLADAAAPALSREEVAEALRLLDRTGLLRYRGRPVPAPASPGAPPGAGHGGARAAVPAPPYDRAAEAFFDLAGLDGARATARMARAAVRIVALPGTDPAPVRAACAASGLRVAEGDGDRGEAELTVVLCDDYLAPGLAEVDARHRRAGRPWLPARPAGPEPWVGPVFRPDDGPCWACLAARLRGHRAAELAVMRALGPDRPLGRPEAALPAGRALAAQAMALEAAKWVAGLRGPEAGRLRALDTRTLRVDAHPVPRLPQCPVCGDPGIVAARGLRPFTVRSRPKAADGTGGGHRALTAEQMLERHGHLVGPVTGVVKELRRAPGAPAFTEAYVSGENLAVRPAGPTGLRAGPRALSGGKGLTATEARVSALCEAVERYSGSRHGDEPVIRDTYRALGDEALHPNAVQLFHERQFRERDRWNAARSPFTAVPEPFDEDRPVDWTPLWSPATGARRLLPTSMLYFSADPPHPREPVADSNGGAAGSSPEDALLQGVLELVERDAVALWWYNRTRQPAVDLAAFDEPYVERLRAGYRALGREVWALDLTADLGIPVFAALSRRTPAARPAGPHPAGPEAGPHPTGPEAGPHPAGPEAGPHPAGPGTGAGAGPAEEIVFGFGAHLDPRIALRRALTEMGQLLPAVAAVASGRDTGHDAAARWWRGATTANCPYLTPDPHAAPRGPGSWTHTHRADLRDDLTAVTGLLVARGMELLVLDQTRPDTGIPVVKAVVPGLRHFWPRYAPGRLYDVPVALGRLAEPTPYERLNPVPLFV